The following proteins come from a genomic window of Gimesia chilikensis:
- the fabF gene encoding beta-ketoacyl-ACP synthase II: MNRRVVITGIGAITPLGKTVEDTWKALQESKCGISNITHFDASNFPTRFAAEVHDFHLEDYVDNLDRFEYSGRNIRYAIGAATQAVKDSGILDEDFDPSIFGVYLGAGEGQQDFYQFMKLIAQAQNDGHVDLEKFTKAGLEQLNPLFELEQEPNMPAGHLASLFNAQGPNLNCLTACAASSQAIGEASELIRRGDVDIMLSGGAHSMIHPFGVTGFSLLTALSTHNEDPAKASRPFDRNRDGFVLGEGAGMMILEDLERAQKRGAKIYGELVGYGSSADAYRVTDIHPEGRGAIKCIKMAMSHAQLNPEDIHYINAHGTSTAVNDKVETRAIKGALGDTAYKVPVSSIKSMMGHLIAAAGSVEAITCLMAIRDNVVPPTINYETPDPDCDLDYIPNEARQQNVTSALSNSFGFGGQNISLIFSEFNG, encoded by the coding sequence ATGAACCGCCGCGTTGTGATCACAGGTATTGGGGCCATCACTCCTTTAGGGAAAACCGTGGAAGATACCTGGAAAGCTCTCCAGGAGTCCAAGTGCGGAATCTCCAACATCACTCACTTTGACGCTTCCAATTTTCCCACCCGCTTCGCAGCCGAAGTCCACGACTTCCACCTCGAAGATTATGTCGATAACCTCGACCGCTTTGAATACTCGGGACGTAACATCCGCTACGCCATCGGCGCAGCCACCCAGGCCGTGAAAGATTCGGGCATTCTCGACGAAGACTTCGACCCCTCTATTTTCGGTGTGTACCTCGGTGCCGGCGAAGGTCAGCAGGACTTTTACCAGTTCATGAAACTGATCGCCCAGGCCCAGAATGACGGACACGTCGACCTGGAGAAATTCACCAAAGCCGGTCTGGAACAGCTGAATCCGCTGTTCGAACTGGAACAGGAACCCAACATGCCCGCCGGTCACCTGGCGAGCCTGTTCAACGCTCAGGGTCCTAACCTCAACTGTCTGACCGCGTGTGCCGCTTCCAGCCAGGCGATTGGCGAAGCCTCGGAACTGATCCGTCGTGGCGATGTCGACATCATGCTTTCGGGTGGTGCCCACAGCATGATTCACCCCTTCGGCGTTACCGGGTTCAGCCTGTTGACGGCTCTTTCAACGCACAATGAAGATCCGGCCAAGGCATCGCGTCCTTTCGACCGCAACCGCGATGGTTTCGTGTTAGGCGAAGGTGCCGGTATGATGATTCTGGAAGACCTCGAACGGGCCCAGAAACGGGGCGCCAAGATTTATGGCGAACTGGTTGGCTATGGTTCCAGTGCCGATGCTTACCGCGTGACCGACATTCATCCTGAAGGTCGCGGGGCGATCAAATGTATCAAAATGGCAATGAGCCACGCCCAGCTCAATCCCGAAGACATTCACTACATCAACGCTCACGGAACGAGTACTGCCGTCAACGATAAAGTGGAAACCCGGGCTATTAAAGGTGCGCTGGGCGATACTGCTTACAAAGTCCCCGTTTCCAGCATCAAGAGCATGATGGGCCACCTGATCGCCGCAGCAGGCAGCGTGGAAGCTATCACCTGCCTGATGGCAATTCGTGATAACGTCGTGCCCCCCACGATCAACTACGAAACCCCCGATCCGGATTGCGACCTGGATTACATTCCCAACGAAGCCCGCCAGCAGAACGTCACATCAGCACTCTCCAACAGCTTTGGATTCGGTGGTCAGAACATCTCTCTGATCTTCTCTGAATTCAATGGCTAG
- a CDS encoding alpha/beta hydrolase yields the protein MNWLFWCLLILIGIELIIQYCIIRAAYPVLYAPLPDRFQLAGTLNTLPDKESGIQIESVSFPSVDGLTLRGLLALPAQSPPRGVILFCHPFRLSGQIGLYQCRGLLDAGFAVFTFDFRNHGKSDQDPNYKSVHWLSEHELNDTRAAIRYLRQHAELKELPLGLLGMCRGAAAALSVATRKPEIQYIACEGAFINESLFLDHAIRWGERFLPRLFIQLVPTWEVTRAFRIMVWFTQRRQGCRFVNLKPLLRNLENRKLLFFVGEKDQSVVPCMSDQIIGRIHHSETTLCSLPGAVHNAGRFAQQELYDQRLVEFFTQMVETQEKAASDAADPSVKSESALVSHQ from the coding sequence GTGAATTGGTTGTTCTGGTGCCTGCTGATACTGATCGGCATCGAGTTAATCATCCAATATTGTATCATCCGGGCTGCTTACCCCGTTCTCTATGCGCCCCTGCCAGATCGTTTTCAGCTGGCTGGAACGCTTAATACTCTGCCGGACAAAGAATCCGGGATTCAAATTGAGTCAGTCTCTTTTCCTTCCGTCGACGGACTGACGCTGCGAGGCCTGCTGGCACTTCCGGCGCAATCCCCACCACGGGGAGTCATTCTGTTCTGCCACCCATTTCGACTGTCGGGACAGATCGGACTCTACCAGTGTCGCGGTTTACTGGATGCGGGTTTCGCCGTGTTTACGTTTGACTTTCGCAATCATGGCAAAAGCGACCAGGACCCGAATTACAAATCAGTGCACTGGCTGTCGGAACACGAACTCAACGACACCCGCGCAGCCATCAGATATCTCCGCCAGCATGCGGAACTGAAAGAGCTTCCTCTCGGCTTGCTGGGGATGTGTCGCGGCGCAGCAGCAGCCCTCTCAGTTGCGACCAGAAAACCCGAAATCCAGTACATCGCCTGCGAAGGCGCGTTTATCAACGAATCCCTGTTCCTCGATCATGCGATTCGCTGGGGCGAACGTTTTCTACCACGCCTGTTCATTCAGCTGGTCCCAACGTGGGAGGTGACCCGGGCATTTCGCATTATGGTCTGGTTCACTCAACGGCGTCAGGGATGTCGCTTCGTTAATCTCAAGCCCCTGCTCCGCAACCTGGAAAACAGAAAACTGCTGTTCTTCGTCGGAGAGAAAGATCAGAGTGTCGTGCCCTGCATGTCAGATCAGATCATCGGCCGCATCCATCACTCTGAGACCACGCTATGCTCACTCCCAGGGGCGGTGCATAATGCCGGTCGTTTCGCTCAACAGGAACTTTACGATCAACGGCTCGTTGAGTTCTTCACACAGATGGTCGAGACGCAAGAGAAAGCTGCCTCTGACGCTGCTGATCCTAGTGTGAAATCTGAATCTGCACTCGTCTCACACCAGTGA
- a CDS encoding response regulator, whose product MVKARSQTPYQLLIADDDSGFREVLREVLAPYFQLFEAESGEQAIELVEQTHVDIVLLDMHMDILTGLEAVRILKQINALLPCILITADATDELRQDASAANAYEVLSKPVKRQELVTTVSHALVDTYQDPNVPFWLGN is encoded by the coding sequence ATGGTCAAAGCCAGATCGCAAACTCCTTATCAATTACTGATTGCTGATGACGACTCCGGTTTCCGTGAAGTCCTCAGAGAGGTATTGGCCCCTTACTTCCAGCTGTTTGAGGCGGAATCGGGGGAACAGGCGATTGAGCTCGTGGAACAGACACACGTCGACATCGTTCTGCTCGACATGCATATGGACATTCTGACAGGTCTGGAAGCCGTCCGGATTTTAAAACAGATCAATGCCTTGCTCCCCTGCATTCTGATTACCGCCGATGCGACAGATGAATTGCGTCAGGATGCCAGTGCCGCGAATGCTTACGAAGTGCTGTCTAAACCTGTCAAGCGACAGGAGTTAGTCACGACCGTTTCTCATGCTCTGGTCGACACCTATCAGGATCCCAACGTCCCTTTCTGGCTGGGTAACTGA
- a CDS encoding exonuclease SbcCD subunit D, whose product MSYVPTRFIHAANLRLDHQPQGVATISEAAQHLLEDCTLNSFANLVQCCLDQSVDFLLLTGNTFVESDHSIRARIALIDGFQKLATHNIPVLVIPGESDPLSAWDLQYHWPENVTFFSPGDHDRFDILRETETVATLQLFGSAPAKTYQTLKLKQRNQLFNKQNQRPLSIGCMTPASSTTAEESATFELDSFSLAVPDAFQNDDDSSEVAVDYLSLSKGTSHHTFEMQPGVAHHPGTAQGLNFGEYQKNGVTLAIVNSEAPLELRRIKVAPVRWLPLELELEPHTSTAQLRQQMKSALLSRKPGKHERLWMVCWKLSGSGSLLDALEDATQQAELTSALQQELKQQQLPQLEHTFQLEFTPIQQHRESGTELTDSYLRQVESFRTRFDAPLERLISRAGHLDPQWQQRLTSIAAELDEAQIFNTAIRNGQSWLNISTDEEHHS is encoded by the coding sequence ATGTCATATGTACCAACCCGCTTTATTCATGCTGCGAACTTGCGTCTTGATCATCAGCCGCAGGGAGTCGCTACCATTTCGGAAGCAGCGCAGCATCTGCTCGAAGACTGCACGCTGAACTCTTTTGCCAATCTGGTTCAGTGTTGCCTCGATCAGAGTGTGGACTTCCTGCTGCTGACGGGAAATACGTTCGTCGAATCAGATCACAGTATCCGCGCCCGTATCGCACTCATCGACGGCTTTCAGAAACTGGCCACACACAATATTCCGGTACTGGTCATTCCCGGTGAATCAGATCCGCTCAGTGCCTGGGACCTGCAATATCACTGGCCCGAGAATGTCACCTTCTTCTCCCCCGGCGATCACGATCGGTTCGACATTCTCCGCGAAACGGAAACGGTGGCAACTCTGCAGCTCTTCGGATCTGCGCCCGCGAAGACCTACCAGACACTGAAACTGAAACAGCGGAATCAACTGTTCAACAAACAGAATCAGCGTCCCCTTTCAATCGGCTGCATGACGCCCGCTTCCTCCACTACCGCCGAGGAATCAGCGACCTTCGAACTCGATTCATTCTCGCTGGCCGTCCCGGATGCTTTCCAGAACGACGATGACAGCAGCGAAGTAGCCGTGGATTACCTTTCCCTCTCCAAAGGGACGAGCCACCATACGTTTGAAATGCAGCCCGGCGTTGCCCATCATCCGGGAACGGCCCAGGGATTGAACTTCGGTGAATACCAGAAGAATGGTGTTACGCTGGCAATCGTCAATTCTGAGGCACCTTTGGAACTCAGACGAATCAAAGTTGCCCCGGTGCGCTGGCTCCCGCTTGAGTTGGAACTGGAGCCACACACTTCCACAGCACAACTGCGACAGCAGATGAAATCCGCACTGTTATCGCGGAAACCTGGCAAACACGAACGGCTCTGGATGGTCTGCTGGAAACTGTCTGGCAGTGGATCCCTGCTCGATGCACTGGAAGACGCGACACAACAGGCGGAGTTGACTTCTGCACTGCAGCAGGAACTGAAACAGCAACAGCTTCCCCAACTGGAACACACTTTCCAGCTGGAATTCACTCCCATTCAACAGCACCGGGAATCGGGCACCGAACTGACCGATTCCTATTTGCGACAGGTGGAATCCTTTCGCACGCGCTTTGATGCCCCCCTTGAGCGACTGATCTCTCGCGCCGGTCATCTCGACCCGCAGTGGCAGCAGCGGTTAACGTCCATCGCTGCAGAGCTCGATGAAGCGCAGATCTTCAATACAGCCATCCGCAACGGACAGTCCTGGCTCAACATCTCGACGGATGAGGAACATCACTCATGA
- a CDS encoding DUF4332 domain-containing protein, with protein MKITRIHVDRFGNWHDLDLSPLQAGINVFYGPNETGKSTLMRMIRGILYGFRPEENREQARVPDSTPWSALLDIKHQGQRYEIRRQSRAGGRGQFSFQAEARGISSQELLSSLHAGVKESVYENVFAIGLNELQELGTLHGEQVARHIYGLSLGPEGQAILDVSQQIAANRQTCLSHNLKSGSLVDLYRQLDEVNSKLASLKQQSQRFFQLSNELQQLREESDSLKKRKSGLQYQIRGHRFLERVFKPWQEVQNLQHKLKQLPVVHDFPVDGIAQLDEFDRKIKQTESRLIEVKAEIKRLRKEIEQYESDNELLEHAAQIQSLADQKDWIASLEQDFQEGQTEVRRLEQILEQYRPQNLSVDALSHIQTTPDNNQRLIQAAREYRMASHKRKQAHLRYKKVSRRYQKKLAELQEKSGRLLNGQSIEQELKRARERMQHLERLSQLRFRESEFSIRQEAVREQLDRLQTHSRIPGWAKKTLFGFAIAGTLLLLAGIWRGVTDASLVGLIYCLTGLFLGGLTWAIKKHFEIDVNDQADELQDENWALDVHLRETRQEIDRLLEDEYFSLKLVKEGHSLSNPRHREQVPALSFNDENVLRTELLHDLAFKISELEQLQASQEQVQKTRQRLVRLRNRSQEIQREFSSKRHEWCECLKQLGLTETLKIEDAFRMWHQVSNASLYATQREQELRRIKPLGDIVNMFYRRVRELGLKLNRNHQQLDRPFEVVGEWERELELLSGQRKERARLRKEEKRLRQEADTLQLSLEGLQHQRSSLLIQGGAANRGEFLQRANSIDERLQLEELLADAQTELEKISRSEQEMAIVEEDLLNFDLQQNTDHLDMLNLELDDIERDLVSVAENMGRLKQDYQNAKTDRSSAQLRFQREQIQEQIQQAGSLWFSTELSAVGINQLRSEFERTSQPETLAIASDYLRQLTNDKYTNIWTPLGEQFPKIDDDQGHTLTVDELSSGTREQLFLAIRLAMVERFRNQGVQLPMILDDVLVNFDQERTRAAIKTLSAVAAKGQQILLFTCHLHLTQLFEEQGITAVRLPASDVTRSHAPEVIPTTVVEEVVDEEIEEDEYTEPSEEPTNEEPATLEVLSYELDWSDPLDCLSGLSDSQIQSLTEADIWTIRDLLTFSADEIADGVDDDGLTAGLIYEWQSQARLAACIRGLAPAHALLLVSCGITEPNEIAGMTIEELWSLVETCQDSSDNLQQSAITEIRVEQWILGAQQARTFSPEASESLSQTEQEPPQERREYRHDGSHPTPDSQGPNIPPFYLNRSMPVEDAPSIGPKTAERLEAAGVFTVNDLLECNPEFVANKLNVQHIRKQTIRKWKKQTKLVCCIPGLRGHDAQILEGCGLTEPEMIARAIPQDLLGKVNSFLKTKKGQRILRDAKRPDLEEVSDWIHWSQKARKLQAA; from the coding sequence ATGAAAATCACTCGCATTCACGTCGACCGGTTTGGAAACTGGCATGACCTGGATCTGTCCCCCCTGCAGGCGGGAATCAACGTCTTTTACGGTCCCAATGAAACGGGCAAGTCGACCCTGATGCGCATGATCCGGGGCATCCTTTATGGATTTCGTCCCGAGGAAAATCGCGAACAGGCACGCGTACCGGATTCAACTCCCTGGTCTGCACTGCTGGACATCAAACATCAGGGCCAGCGGTACGAGATCCGTCGCCAGTCCAGGGCCGGCGGTCGCGGACAGTTCTCCTTCCAGGCAGAAGCACGTGGTATTTCCAGCCAGGAACTGCTGAGTTCACTCCACGCGGGAGTCAAAGAGAGCGTTTACGAGAATGTATTCGCCATTGGTCTGAACGAACTGCAGGAACTGGGCACGCTGCACGGCGAGCAGGTTGCCCGCCACATCTATGGTCTTTCCCTCGGCCCCGAAGGTCAGGCGATCCTCGATGTATCGCAGCAGATAGCAGCCAACAGACAGACCTGCCTGAGCCACAATCTCAAATCGGGCTCGCTGGTCGACCTGTACCGTCAGTTGGATGAAGTCAACAGCAAGCTCGCCAGTCTGAAGCAGCAGTCGCAGCGATTCTTTCAGCTGTCTAACGAACTCCAACAGCTCCGCGAAGAATCCGACAGCCTGAAGAAACGGAAGTCAGGCCTGCAGTACCAGATCCGCGGTCATCGTTTCCTGGAACGGGTCTTCAAGCCCTGGCAGGAAGTTCAGAACCTGCAGCACAAACTGAAACAATTGCCCGTTGTCCATGACTTCCCCGTCGATGGCATTGCTCAACTTGATGAATTTGATCGTAAAATTAAACAGACCGAATCCCGGTTAATCGAAGTCAAAGCCGAAATCAAACGGCTCCGCAAGGAAATCGAACAATACGAATCGGATAATGAACTGCTGGAACATGCAGCCCAGATCCAGAGTCTGGCAGACCAGAAAGACTGGATCGCTTCCCTGGAGCAGGATTTCCAGGAAGGTCAGACCGAAGTCCGCAGGCTGGAACAGATTCTCGAACAGTATCGGCCTCAGAATCTGTCGGTCGATGCACTATCACATATTCAAACCACGCCGGACAATAATCAGCGACTGATTCAGGCAGCCCGCGAATACCGGATGGCGTCACACAAACGCAAACAGGCTCACTTGCGTTATAAGAAGGTCTCCCGTCGCTACCAGAAAAAACTGGCCGAGCTGCAGGAAAAATCGGGACGCCTGCTCAATGGACAGTCCATCGAACAGGAACTGAAACGAGCCCGCGAACGCATGCAGCACCTTGAGCGACTCAGTCAGCTGCGGTTCCGCGAATCCGAATTCTCGATTCGCCAGGAAGCCGTCCGCGAACAACTGGATCGTCTGCAGACCCACTCCCGCATTCCGGGTTGGGCCAAAAAAACACTCTTCGGTTTTGCCATCGCCGGTACGCTGTTGCTACTGGCGGGTATCTGGCGTGGTGTCACCGATGCCTCCCTGGTCGGTCTTATCTACTGTCTGACCGGCCTGTTTCTGGGGGGACTTACCTGGGCGATCAAGAAACATTTCGAAATCGATGTCAACGACCAGGCGGATGAGCTGCAGGATGAAAACTGGGCTCTCGACGTCCACCTCCGAGAAACGCGTCAGGAAATCGACCGCCTGCTGGAAGACGAGTACTTCTCTCTCAAGCTGGTTAAAGAAGGCCATTCGCTGAGCAACCCTCGTCATCGCGAACAGGTACCCGCGCTGAGCTTCAATGACGAGAATGTCCTGCGGACTGAGCTGCTGCACGATCTGGCTTTCAAAATCTCAGAGCTGGAACAGCTGCAGGCTTCGCAGGAACAGGTTCAGAAAACCCGACAGCGACTGGTGCGACTTCGCAACCGGTCGCAGGAAATCCAGCGTGAGTTCAGCAGCAAGCGTCACGAATGGTGCGAATGTCTGAAACAGCTGGGCCTCACCGAAACACTGAAAATTGAAGACGCCTTCCGCATGTGGCACCAGGTTTCCAATGCCAGCCTGTACGCCACCCAGCGCGAGCAGGAACTGAGACGAATTAAGCCACTGGGCGACATCGTCAACATGTTCTACCGTCGCGTGCGGGAACTGGGTCTGAAACTGAACCGGAATCATCAGCAACTCGATCGCCCGTTTGAAGTGGTCGGGGAATGGGAACGCGAACTCGAACTGCTCTCGGGACAGCGGAAAGAGCGGGCTCGACTGCGGAAAGAAGAAAAGCGTCTGCGTCAGGAAGCAGATACCCTGCAGCTCTCACTTGAAGGACTGCAACATCAGCGGTCTTCTCTGCTGATCCAGGGCGGTGCCGCTAATCGTGGGGAATTCCTGCAGCGGGCAAACTCAATTGATGAGCGTCTGCAACTGGAAGAACTGCTCGCTGATGCCCAGACGGAACTCGAGAAGATCAGTCGCAGCGAACAGGAAATGGCCATCGTCGAAGAGGATCTCCTCAACTTCGATCTGCAGCAGAATACCGACCACCTGGACATGCTCAACCTGGAACTGGATGACATCGAACGCGATCTGGTCAGCGTCGCCGAGAACATGGGGCGGCTCAAACAGGACTACCAGAATGCGAAAACGGATCGTTCTTCCGCACAACTGCGATTCCAGCGGGAACAGATTCAGGAACAGATCCAACAAGCGGGTTCACTCTGGTTCTCGACCGAACTCTCCGCCGTTGGCATCAATCAGCTGCGTTCCGAATTCGAACGAACCAGTCAGCCTGAAACGCTGGCGATCGCCTCAGACTACCTGCGTCAGCTGACCAACGACAAATACACCAATATCTGGACTCCACTCGGCGAGCAGTTCCCCAAGATCGACGACGACCAGGGGCACACACTGACGGTCGATGAACTCAGTAGCGGTACCCGTGAGCAGCTGTTTCTGGCAATCCGCCTGGCGATGGTAGAACGCTTCCGGAACCAAGGAGTACAGCTCCCGATGATCCTGGATGATGTCCTTGTGAACTTCGACCAGGAACGGACCCGGGCGGCCATCAAAACTTTGAGTGCCGTTGCAGCCAAGGGACAGCAGATTCTGCTTTTCACCTGTCACCTGCACCTGACGCAACTCTTCGAAGAACAGGGCATCACTGCGGTCCGTCTGCCGGCTTCTGATGTGACACGTAGTCACGCCCCCGAAGTGATCCCGACAACTGTAGTCGAAGAAGTTGTTGATGAGGAAATCGAAGAAGACGAATATACGGAGCCCTCAGAGGAGCCGACCAATGAAGAACCAGCAACACTCGAAGTACTCTCTTATGAACTCGACTGGTCAGATCCACTGGACTGCCTTTCCGGGTTGAGTGACTCACAGATTCAGTCGCTGACGGAAGCAGACATCTGGACGATCCGCGATTTGCTGACCTTCTCTGCCGACGAGATTGCTGACGGAGTTGACGACGACGGTCTGACCGCGGGTCTGATCTACGAATGGCAGAGCCAGGCTCGACTGGCTGCCTGTATCCGAGGTCTGGCCCCCGCCCACGCATTGCTGCTCGTCTCCTGTGGTATCACCGAACCGAACGAAATCGCCGGCATGACGATTGAAGAGCTCTGGTCGCTGGTGGAAACCTGCCAGGATTCCTCGGACAATCTACAGCAGTCTGCTATCACAGAAATCCGTGTGGAACAATGGATCCTCGGCGCACAACAGGCGCGTACGTTTTCACCAGAAGCCTCTGAGTCCCTCTCACAAACAGAGCAGGAACCACCTCAGGAAAGACGAGAATATCGGCACGATGGTTCACACCCCACTCCCGATTCACAGGGACCGAACATTCCCCCCTTTTACCTGAATCGATCAATGCCCGTTGAAGATGCGCCTTCCATCGGACCGAAGACAGCCGAACGCCTGGAAGCCGCGGGCGTCTTTACCGTGAATGATCTGCTGGAATGTAATCCCGAGTTCGTCGCGAACAAACTCAACGTGCAGCACATCAGAAAACAGACCATCCGCAAATGGAAGAAACAGACGAAGCTCGTCTGTTGTATTCCCGGACTCCGCGGACACGACGCCCAGATTCTCGAAGGGTGTGGCCTGACCGAACCCGAAATGATCGCCCGGGCGATCCCGCAGGATCTGCTCGGGAAGGTCAATTCGTTCCTCAAAACCAAAAAGGGGCAACGCATCCTCAGAGACGCCAAACGTCCCGATCTGGAAGAAGTCTCCGACTGGATTCACTGGTCACAGAAAGCCCGCAAACTGCAGGCCGCCTGA
- a CDS encoding CinA family nicotinamide mononucleotide deamidase-related protein: MQAEIIAIGSELTNGEKLDTNSQWLSTELAAAGIATHFHTTIADNLDEIIDQLRLSASRSDLILITGGLGPTLDDLTRQAMAGLTGTDLVLDAESLAIIESMFLKRYREMPERNRIQAMFPEGAEPIKNEHGTAPGIWMTVPRDGGEGICHIAAMPGVPSEMKPMFFESVLPRLVRGTRIIRFARINCFGVGESKTEELLGDITSRGRDPEVGITAHEATITLRIKAMGESNDDCEQKISATYEQIRERLGDYIFGYEDEELEHVVVTLLNESKLSVATSECGTGGLLSYRLTEVAGSADCFKWGTVLARVDAFSADGALALAKSTRETQACDFGLAILLDLNQSWQDRENAPQAFVALASDNGAWVEEIGLTVNRAIAKSRISKAALDLLRRKLLKIER, from the coding sequence ATGCAAGCAGAGATTATTGCGATTGGCAGTGAGCTGACAAACGGCGAAAAGCTGGATACGAACAGCCAGTGGTTGAGTACGGAACTGGCGGCGGCAGGAATTGCAACGCACTTTCATACAACCATTGCTGACAATCTGGATGAGATCATCGATCAGTTGCGACTGTCGGCTTCCCGCTCCGATCTGATTCTGATCACGGGGGGACTGGGACCCACACTGGATGACCTGACACGGCAGGCGATGGCGGGACTGACGGGTACGGATCTGGTACTTGATGCAGAATCGCTGGCGATCATCGAAAGCATGTTTCTGAAACGGTATCGCGAAATGCCCGAGCGGAACCGGATACAGGCGATGTTCCCCGAGGGGGCAGAGCCCATCAAAAATGAACATGGGACGGCACCGGGTATCTGGATGACGGTCCCCCGTGATGGGGGAGAGGGGATCTGTCATATCGCGGCGATGCCGGGCGTGCCTTCCGAAATGAAGCCGATGTTTTTTGAGTCCGTGCTCCCGCGACTGGTTCGTGGAACGCGGATCATTCGCTTTGCCCGCATCAACTGCTTCGGGGTGGGTGAGTCAAAGACCGAAGAACTGCTGGGAGATATCACCAGTCGCGGCCGCGATCCGGAGGTTGGCATCACAGCCCATGAAGCGACCATCACGCTGCGAATCAAAGCGATGGGTGAGTCCAACGATGATTGCGAGCAAAAGATTTCAGCCACCTATGAGCAGATTCGCGAACGACTGGGCGACTACATTTTCGGTTACGAAGATGAAGAACTCGAACACGTAGTGGTGACCCTGTTGAACGAGAGTAAGCTCAGTGTGGCGACCAGCGAATGTGGCACCGGAGGACTGCTGTCTTATCGATTGACCGAGGTTGCGGGTTCGGCAGACTGTTTCAAATGGGGAACCGTACTGGCGCGTGTAGATGCGTTTTCTGCAGACGGCGCACTGGCCCTGGCGAAATCCACGCGGGAAACGCAGGCCTGCGATTTTGGTCTGGCCATACTGCTGGATCTGAATCAGTCCTGGCAGGACCGTGAAAATGCACCGCAAGCCTTCGTGGCACTCGCGAGTGACAACGGAGCCTGGGTGGAGGAAATCGGTTTAACCGTCAATCGTGCTATTGCCAAGAGCCGCATTTCCAAAGCGGCTTTGGATCTGTTACGGCGCAAGCTGTTGAAGATCGAACGTTAA
- a CDS encoding glycosyltransferase family 4 protein translates to MSKVDSSMKVLLFAGPFELRGTSAYTLRLAHYTADYGIRARVVCPDASKVDPGIRSKLDITEYRNLNLPILGQAVLRLVKQEVEKNIPDLIHIQSRHVLPQGQWMARKLKRPFLLTVNDYLQSDEKLRIDLKWCRGIITVSESVKKDLIARTGLPEDFVLVISSGVDVPDVSHLSPVLSLDHQPVVGTAGPLEAIKGLPYFLGAASRVLAENPNVQFLISGAGPEEGNLRHLARDLEITANVTFVPNLYDFAISLEAMDIFCLPSLRQGLGTIMLEAMALAKPVIATGVGGVYSVIRDGETGLVIPPSNSESLSNSILELLNDPLKARAMGESARELVRQQFRVETMVEKTVEQYQLAVQGAVSTGSA, encoded by the coding sequence ATGAGTAAAGTTGATTCCTCGATGAAAGTTTTGCTGTTTGCCGGGCCGTTTGAACTACGTGGAACCTCTGCCTATACCCTGCGACTGGCCCATTACACCGCCGATTATGGCATTCGGGCACGCGTGGTCTGTCCTGATGCGTCGAAAGTCGATCCGGGCATCCGTAGTAAGCTGGATATCACCGAGTATCGGAACCTGAATCTACCGATTCTGGGGCAGGCGGTTCTGCGTCTGGTCAAACAGGAAGTCGAGAAGAACATCCCGGATCTGATTCACATCCAGTCGCGACATGTGCTGCCGCAGGGACAGTGGATGGCGCGAAAATTGAAGCGTCCGTTTCTGCTGACCGTGAATGACTATCTGCAGAGCGATGAAAAGCTGCGCATCGATTTAAAATGGTGCCGGGGGATTATTACCGTCAGTGAGTCGGTCAAAAAAGATCTGATCGCCCGCACCGGTCTCCCGGAAGATTTCGTACTCGTGATTTCCAGTGGCGTAGATGTCCCCGATGTTTCCCACCTGTCTCCAGTGTTGTCACTGGATCATCAGCCGGTCGTCGGAACGGCTGGTCCGCTGGAAGCCATCAAGGGACTTCCTTATTTCCTGGGGGCTGCCAGTCGTGTGCTGGCGGAAAATCCCAATGTGCAGTTTCTAATTTCCGGCGCCGGTCCCGAGGAAGGGAACCTGCGACATCTGGCACGTGACCTGGAAATTACGGCGAATGTGACCTTTGTTCCCAACCTGTATGACTTCGCCATCTCACTGGAAGCGATGGATATATTCTGTCTGCCCTCATTACGTCAGGGGCTGGGAACGATCATGCTGGAAGCGATGGCGCTGGCCAAGCCGGTCATCGCCACCGGGGTTGGGGGCGTGTATTCGGTGATTCGCGATGGGGAAACCGGGCTGGTGATTCCTCCATCCAACAGTGAGTCGCTGTCCAACAGCATTCTCGAATTGCTCAATGACCCCTTGAAAGCCCGGGCTATGGGTGAATCGGCGCGGGAACTGGTGCGTCAGCAGTTTCGGGTGGAGACGATGGTCGAGAAAACAGTCGAACAATATCAACTGGCTGTGCAGGGTGCAGTCAGTACGGGAAGTGCCTGA